A region from the Microbacterium lacus genome encodes:
- the pucL gene encoding factor-independent urate hydroxylase, with amino-acid sequence MVSVSLGANKYGKAENRIVRIYRDTPRHEIVDLNVTSQLRGAALVDSYLTGDNALVVATDTQKNTAFAFAKQHGVTSPEEYLLALADHFVSGFEWIEGGLWQAEQYEWERIIVDGRPHDHSFVRRGQATRLAAVQVVDGATHVTGGVKDLTVLKSTGSEFAGFPRDRYTTLVETDDRIMATSVTGRWRFLPEAVDAGIDYNTLYADVSAVLLSTFATVHSLALQQTLFAMGKAVIEARPEIAEVRFAMPNKHHFLCDFTPFGLENPGEVFYAADRPYGLIEGTITRDGAASAPDAWRDLPAFV; translated from the coding sequence ATGGTGTCGGTGAGCCTGGGGGCCAACAAGTACGGCAAGGCCGAGAACCGGATCGTGCGGATCTACCGCGACACCCCGCGGCACGAGATCGTGGACCTGAACGTCACGTCCCAACTGCGCGGTGCCGCTCTCGTGGACTCCTACCTGACCGGCGACAACGCACTCGTCGTCGCGACCGACACGCAGAAGAACACCGCGTTCGCGTTCGCAAAGCAGCACGGCGTGACCTCGCCCGAGGAATACCTGCTCGCCCTCGCCGACCACTTCGTGAGCGGGTTCGAGTGGATCGAGGGCGGGCTCTGGCAGGCCGAGCAGTACGAGTGGGAGCGGATCATCGTGGACGGCCGGCCGCACGACCACTCGTTCGTGCGGCGCGGGCAGGCCACCCGGCTCGCGGCCGTGCAGGTCGTGGACGGGGCGACGCACGTGACGGGCGGCGTGAAAGACCTGACTGTGCTGAAGTCCACGGGAAGCGAGTTCGCCGGCTTCCCCCGCGACAGGTACACGACCCTCGTCGAGACCGATGACCGCATCATGGCGACGTCGGTCACGGGCCGCTGGCGCTTCCTGCCCGAAGCGGTGGACGCGGGGATCGACTACAACACGTTGTACGCCGACGTGTCCGCTGTACTGCTGTCGACGTTCGCGACCGTGCACTCGCTCGCGTTGCAGCAGACGCTGTTCGCGATGGGGAAGGCGGTGATCGAGGCGCGGCCCGAGATCGCCGAGGTGCGGTTCGCGATGCCGAACAAGCACCACTTCCTGTGCGATTTCACGCCGTTCGGGCTGGAGAACCCGGGCGAGGTGTTCTACGCCGCCGACCGCCCGTATGGTCTGATCGAGGGCACGATCACGCGCGACGGCGCGGCATCCGCCCCCGACGCCTGGCGGGATCTGCCCGCTTTCGTCTGA
- the uraH gene encoding hydroxyisourate hydrolase yields the protein MTHLTTHVLDAATGQPAVGIEVELADPRGLPVGAGVTDADGRAAIGPDALTPGDYTLAFRTGAYFAARDVETFYPLVTVTFTVDASGRHLHVPLLLSPFAYSTYRGS from the coding sequence ATGACTCATCTCACGACGCACGTGCTGGATGCCGCCACCGGGCAGCCCGCCGTGGGCATCGAGGTCGAGCTCGCCGACCCGCGCGGCCTTCCGGTGGGCGCCGGGGTCACCGACGCCGACGGCCGCGCGGCGATCGGCCCCGACGCGCTGACCCCCGGCGACTACACGCTCGCGTTCCGTACCGGCGCCTACTTCGCGGCGCGCGACGTGGAGACCTTCTATCCGCTCGTGACCGTGACCTTCACCGTCGACGCCTCAGGCCGCCACCTGCACGTCCCGCTGCTGCTGAGTCCGTTCGCGTATTCGACGTATCGAGGGAGCTGA
- the uraD gene encoding 2-oxo-4-hydroxy-4-carboxy-5-ureidoimidazoline decarboxylase codes for MLLDEFNRADPDAAASVVRVWAAVPHWVDAVVAARPYRSVDALTAYAADLADEWTVTDLDTALAAHPRIGQRPVGPGAEAAASRREQASMADAAASVADAIAAGNTAYEQRFGRVFLIRAAGRTPEQLLAELRRRLQGDEASEAAEALGQLAEIALLRLRSSVTDDLSERIVP; via the coding sequence ATGCTGCTCGACGAGTTCAACCGCGCGGATCCGGATGCCGCGGCATCCGTCGTGCGCGTCTGGGCGGCCGTACCGCACTGGGTCGACGCGGTCGTGGCCGCCCGCCCGTACCGGTCCGTCGACGCGCTGACCGCGTACGCCGCCGACCTCGCGGACGAGTGGACGGTGACCGATCTGGACACCGCCCTCGCCGCGCATCCGCGCATCGGCCAGCGCCCGGTCGGGCCGGGCGCCGAGGCCGCGGCATCCCGTCGCGAGCAGGCGTCGATGGCGGATGCCGCCGCCTCCGTCGCGGACGCGATCGCCGCCGGCAACACCGCGTACGAGCAGCGCTTCGGGCGGGTCTTCCTGATCCGCGCGGCCGGGCGGACGCCCGAGCAGCTCCTCGCGGAGCTGCGCCGGAGGCTCCAGGGAGACGAGGCGTCGGAGGCCGCCGAAGCACTCGGGCAGCTCGCCGAGATCGCGCTGCTGCGGCTGCGCTCCTCCGTGACCGACGACCTGAGCGAGAGGATCGTCCCATGA
- a CDS encoding XRE family transcriptional regulator produces the protein MSDAVLTPTGEGAASVDSPPDVGARLRDLREQQGMSARSLAKKLGISPSAVSQIERGVLQPSVSRLIAITDALGIPLASVFDARSDVVADVEATAGGFALQRAQHASSVVLESGVTFRRLSPGRTPGVDYFESIYPPGASAHGEDDLFRHDGYEVGTMISGELTIDFDEERVILRPGDAISFPCSRPHRIHNTGGTDAVAQWLIVHAER, from the coding sequence ATGTCGGATGCCGTCCTCACCCCCACCGGCGAGGGCGCGGCATCCGTCGATTCGCCGCCCGACGTGGGCGCGCGCCTCCGCGACCTGCGCGAGCAGCAGGGGATGTCGGCCCGCTCCCTCGCGAAGAAGCTCGGGATCTCGCCGAGCGCGGTGTCGCAGATCGAGCGGGGGGTGCTCCAGCCGAGCGTGTCGCGGCTCATCGCGATCACCGATGCCCTCGGCATCCCGCTCGCCTCGGTGTTCGACGCGCGCTCCGACGTCGTCGCCGATGTGGAGGCGACCGCCGGGGGTTTCGCGCTGCAGCGCGCTCAGCACGCATCGAGCGTCGTGCTGGAGAGCGGCGTGACGTTCCGACGCCTCTCGCCGGGTCGGACCCCGGGCGTGGACTACTTCGAGTCGATTTACCCGCCCGGCGCGAGCGCGCACGGCGAGGACGACCTCTTCCGCCACGACGGCTACGAGGTCGGCACGATGATCTCGGGCGAGCTCACGATCGACTTCGACGAGGAGCGGGTGATCCTGCGGCCGGGCGACGCGATCAGCTTCCCGTGCTCGCGCCCGCACCGCATCCACAACACCGGCGGCACGGACGCCGTCGCGCAGTGGCTCATCGTGCACGCCGAGCGCTGA
- a CDS encoding NCS1 family nucleobase:cation symporter-1, protein MTEIAAPPGAPLTKPQDIIEAAGHPVGSGNMKPEYDVRLANEDLAPLRKQKWSWYNIFAFWMSDVHSVGGYVTAGSLFALGIAAWQVLVALLVGIIIVQVFTNLVAKPSQKTGVPYPVVNRAIFGIKGANIPAIIRGIIAIAWYGVQTFLAAQSLNIIFLKFIPASAQLLEYSFLGLSALGWISYGILWVAQVALFWNGMEVIRRFIDWAGPAVYVVMIILAVYLVSQAGWENIDFDLSDPNLPDVGFWGSIGLMFMAIGIVVSYFSGPMLNFGDFARYGRSFSAVKKGNFWGLPVNFLFFSLLTVITASATIPVFGELITDPIHTVERIDTPFAILLGGLTFVTATVGINIVANFISPAFDFSNVAPNKISWRMGGMIAAVGSVFLLPWNWYSNPTAIHYSLGVLAALIGPLFGILIAGYYIAARQRIKTDEMFTMSDKGAYWYRKGYNPNGIKALLWAGIPTIAIAILPKMIADLGGFDISWIGNFTWFIGCGLGYGLFVLFEKLDPRVPSFAGETDGISDGTIDGAAATSDAEPPAISAEVPVVTDAKA, encoded by the coding sequence ATGACCGAGATCGCCGCGCCTCCGGGCGCACCGCTGACCAAGCCGCAAGACATCATCGAAGCCGCCGGGCACCCGGTCGGCTCGGGCAACATGAAGCCCGAATACGACGTCCGCCTCGCGAACGAGGACCTCGCGCCGCTGCGCAAGCAGAAGTGGTCCTGGTACAACATCTTCGCGTTCTGGATGTCGGACGTGCACTCCGTCGGCGGATACGTGACCGCCGGTTCGCTGTTCGCCCTCGGCATCGCCGCGTGGCAGGTGCTCGTCGCGCTCCTGGTCGGCATCATCATCGTCCAGGTCTTCACGAATCTGGTCGCCAAGCCGAGCCAGAAGACCGGCGTGCCCTACCCGGTCGTGAACCGCGCGATCTTCGGCATCAAGGGCGCGAACATCCCCGCGATCATCCGCGGCATCATCGCGATCGCCTGGTACGGCGTGCAGACGTTCCTCGCCGCGCAGTCGCTCAACATCATCTTCCTGAAGTTCATCCCCGCGAGCGCCCAGCTGCTGGAGTACAGCTTCCTGGGGCTGTCCGCCCTCGGCTGGATCTCGTACGGCATCCTCTGGGTGGCCCAGGTCGCCCTGTTCTGGAACGGTATGGAGGTCATCCGCCGCTTCATCGACTGGGCGGGTCCCGCGGTCTACGTCGTGATGATCATCCTCGCGGTCTACCTCGTCTCGCAGGCCGGGTGGGAGAACATCGACTTCGACCTGTCCGACCCGAACCTGCCCGACGTCGGATTCTGGGGCTCGATCGGGCTCATGTTCATGGCGATCGGCATCGTGGTCTCCTACTTCTCCGGTCCGATGCTCAACTTCGGCGACTTCGCCCGCTACGGCCGCAGCTTCAGCGCCGTGAAGAAGGGCAACTTCTGGGGCCTGCCCGTCAACTTCCTCTTCTTCTCGCTGCTGACGGTCATCACGGCATCCGCCACGATCCCGGTGTTCGGTGAGCTCATCACCGACCCGATCCACACGGTCGAGCGCATCGACACCCCGTTCGCGATCCTCCTCGGCGGACTGACGTTCGTCACCGCCACGGTCGGCATCAACATCGTCGCGAACTTCATCTCGCCCGCGTTCGACTTCTCCAACGTCGCGCCCAACAAGATCTCCTGGCGCATGGGCGGCATGATCGCCGCGGTCGGGTCCGTCTTCCTCCTGCCGTGGAACTGGTACTCCAACCCGACGGCGATCCACTATTCGCTCGGCGTGCTCGCCGCCCTCATCGGTCCCCTGTTCGGCATCCTAATCGCCGGCTACTACATCGCCGCCCGCCAGCGCATCAAGACGGACGAGATGTTCACCATGTCGGACAAGGGGGCGTACTGGTACCGCAAGGGCTACAACCCGAACGGCATCAAGGCGCTGCTGTGGGCGGGCATCCCGACGATCGCGATCGCGATCCTGCCGAAGATGATCGCCGACCTGGGCGGGTTCGACATCTCGTGGATCGGCAACTTCACCTGGTTCATCGGCTGCGGGCTGGGCTACGGGCTGTTCGTGCTGTTCGAGAAGCTCGACCCGCGCGTCCCCTCCTTCGCCGGCGAGACCGACGGCATCTCGGACGGCACGATCGACGGCGCGGCGGCGACCTCGGACGCCGAGCCGCCGGCGATCTCGGCGGAGGTCCCCGTCGTGACGGACGCGAAAGCGTGA
- a CDS encoding aspartate/glutamate racemase family protein, with the protein MKITLLNPNTSRAMTAKIAAAAREVAGPDVEIAAVCPLDGPAAIESHLDEAFAAVAVIELIRRDQLEGGSDAYVIACFGDPGLDAARELVDVPVIGIAEAAMHVAAISGRSFGIVTTLSRTLGRAQDLLHRYGFDRTCVAAYGSGIPVLDLEDVSGPAFDALAGWCERVVREDGADVVVLGCAGMADLCDRLADRVGVPVVDGVAAAVGLASGMARMRVGTSKRDEYAPPPRETVGV; encoded by the coding sequence GTGAAGATCACCCTGCTCAACCCGAACACCTCCCGGGCGATGACCGCGAAGATCGCGGCTGCCGCCCGGGAGGTGGCGGGGCCGGATGTGGAGATCGCTGCGGTGTGCCCGCTCGACGGTCCCGCCGCGATCGAGAGCCACCTCGATGAGGCGTTCGCCGCTGTCGCGGTGATCGAGCTCATCCGCCGCGATCAGCTCGAGGGCGGCAGCGACGCGTATGTGATCGCGTGCTTCGGGGACCCGGGGCTGGATGCCGCGCGCGAACTCGTGGACGTGCCGGTGATCGGCATCGCGGAGGCCGCGATGCACGTCGCGGCGATCTCGGGGCGCTCGTTCGGGATCGTCACGACGCTCTCCCGCACCCTCGGCCGGGCGCAGGATCTGCTGCACCGGTACGGCTTCGACCGAACCTGCGTCGCGGCGTACGGGAGCGGCATCCCGGTCCTGGATCTGGAGGACGTGAGCGGCCCCGCCTTCGACGCGCTCGCCGGGTGGTGCGAGCGTGTCGTGCGGGAGGACGGTGCGGATGTCGTCGTGCTCGGCTGCGCCGGCATGGCCGACCTGTGCGACCGCCTCGCGGACCGGGTCGGGGTCCCGGTCGTGGACGGCGTGGCCGCGGCGGTCGGTCTCGCTTCGGGGATGGCACGCATGCGCGTCGGCACGAGCAAGCGCGACGAGTACGCGCCGCCGCCGCGCGAAACCGTCGGGGTGTGA
- the allB gene encoding allantoinase AllB: MSDSGTTVFRAQRALVDGAFVPAAVVVQRRRIVDVADVRTKASGAKAVLVPDDAVLLPGLVDSHVHVNEPGRTEWEGFRSATLAAAAGGVTTIVDMPLNSLPPTTTPDALAIKRAAAEPSAYIDVGFWGGAVPGNLGSLGPLHDAGVYGFKCFLSPSGVDEFPHLDRAQLDAAMEEVAAIGSRLIVHAEDPDLLAADGALGRDYDAFLASRPAASEASAIDAVIAAARRTGARAHILHLSDAGSLPAIRAAKADGVALTVETCPHYLTIVAEEIPDGASEFKCCPPIRGSANRDLLWDGVVDGTIDAIVSDHSPSTVDLKRSGGGDFGLAWGGIAGLQVGLSAVWTEARGRGIPLEAILPLFTTGPAAVAGLSAGVITPGAPAHLTVFGLDDAYPIQAAQLLHKNPITAYENRVLHGRVRRTWLHGKSVFNVTEGGAGEAPRFRGTPRGRLLSRTAG, translated from the coding sequence ATGAGCGACAGCGGGACCACGGTCTTCCGGGCGCAGCGCGCGTTGGTCGACGGGGCGTTCGTCCCCGCGGCGGTCGTGGTCCAACGGCGACGCATCGTCGATGTCGCCGACGTGCGCACGAAGGCCTCCGGCGCGAAGGCGGTGCTCGTCCCCGATGACGCGGTTCTCCTCCCCGGCCTCGTCGACTCGCACGTGCACGTGAACGAACCGGGCCGCACCGAGTGGGAGGGCTTCCGCTCGGCGACCTTGGCCGCCGCGGCGGGCGGGGTCACGACGATCGTCGACATGCCGCTGAACTCCCTGCCGCCCACGACGACCCCGGACGCGCTCGCGATCAAGCGCGCGGCCGCCGAACCGTCGGCGTACATCGACGTGGGCTTCTGGGGCGGCGCGGTCCCCGGCAACCTGGGTTCGCTCGGCCCCCTGCACGACGCGGGCGTGTACGGGTTCAAGTGCTTCCTCTCGCCGTCCGGGGTCGATGAGTTCCCGCACCTGGACCGGGCGCAGCTGGATGCCGCGATGGAGGAGGTCGCCGCGATCGGGTCGCGGCTCATCGTGCACGCGGAGGACCCCGACCTCCTGGCCGCCGACGGCGCCCTCGGCCGCGATTACGACGCGTTCCTCGCGTCACGGCCGGCGGCGAGCGAGGCCTCCGCGATCGACGCGGTGATCGCCGCCGCGCGGCGCACCGGCGCCCGGGCGCACATCCTCCACCTGAGCGATGCCGGATCGCTGCCGGCGATCCGTGCGGCCAAGGCGGACGGTGTGGCCCTCACGGTCGAGACGTGCCCGCATTACCTGACGATCGTCGCGGAGGAGATCCCGGACGGAGCGAGCGAATTCAAGTGCTGCCCGCCGATCCGCGGCTCCGCGAACCGCGACCTGCTGTGGGACGGCGTCGTGGACGGCACGATCGATGCGATCGTGAGCGATCACTCGCCCTCCACCGTCGACCTCAAGCGCTCCGGCGGCGGTGACTTCGGTCTCGCGTGGGGCGGGATCGCGGGGCTCCAGGTGGGGCTGTCGGCGGTGTGGACCGAGGCGCGGGGGCGCGGCATCCCGCTCGAAGCGATCCTGCCCCTGTTCACGACCGGTCCGGCCGCCGTCGCGGGGCTGTCCGCCGGAGTGATCACACCAGGGGCACCCGCCCACCTGACGGTGTTCGGTCTCGACGACGCCTACCCGATACAGGCAGCGCAGCTCCTGCACAAGAACCCGATCACGGCGTACGAGAACCGCGTGCTTCACGGCCGCGTGCGGCGCACCTGGCTGCACGGCAAGTCCGTGTTCAACGTGACCGAGGGCGGCGCCGGCGAGGCGCCGCGCTTCCGCGGGACGCCGCGCGGCCGGCTCCTGTCTCGCACGGCCGGATGA
- a CDS encoding acetamidase/formamidase family protein, whose translation MPIQILQPGVGEIPGDHYLRATPETVLWGRLPCETDAAVLGIRSGESVTIDTVSHEGILEDHGKDPLGYFTGQGVAADAVLEDAIAIAAKLSRDPATDGPHVVTGPILVEGAEPGDVLRITVEKLSPRVPYGVISNRHGKGALVGELPRGDYHVSVFTPVEERDGALVGLLPIVDDGPRAVSFPLAPFLGTMGVAVSGAERPHSVPPGSHGGNIDINLLVEGTALYLPVQVTGALAYVGDPHFAQGDGEVALTALEASLRATLRFDVIPRAEALAEFGELRGPLVRTTEYLVPTGLHPDLNEAMRACVRSALTLIEARWGVQEHLAYAYLSAATDFDISQVVDIVCGVHARIREADFAEVDRTRGRGHG comes from the coding sequence ATGCCGATCCAGATCCTGCAGCCGGGTGTCGGCGAGATCCCGGGCGATCACTACCTGCGCGCGACGCCCGAGACGGTGCTGTGGGGGCGGCTGCCGTGCGAGACGGATGCCGCCGTGCTCGGCATCCGATCGGGCGAGAGCGTCACGATCGACACCGTGAGTCACGAGGGCATCCTCGAAGATCACGGCAAAGACCCGCTCGGGTACTTCACGGGTCAGGGCGTGGCCGCGGACGCCGTGCTCGAGGACGCGATCGCGATCGCCGCGAAGCTCTCGCGCGATCCCGCCACGGACGGGCCGCACGTCGTGACCGGGCCGATCCTCGTCGAGGGCGCCGAGCCGGGGGACGTGCTGCGGATCACGGTCGAGAAGCTGTCGCCGCGCGTGCCGTACGGCGTGATCTCGAACCGCCACGGCAAGGGCGCGCTCGTGGGGGAGCTGCCCCGCGGGGACTATCACGTGAGCGTGTTCACGCCCGTGGAGGAGCGCGACGGGGCGCTCGTCGGCCTGCTGCCGATCGTCGACGACGGACCGCGGGCGGTGTCGTTCCCGCTCGCGCCGTTCCTCGGGACGATGGGAGTCGCCGTGAGCGGCGCGGAGCGTCCGCACTCCGTGCCCCCGGGGTCGCACGGCGGCAACATCGACATCAACCTGCTCGTGGAGGGCACGGCGCTGTACCTGCCGGTGCAGGTCACCGGGGCGCTCGCCTACGTCGGCGACCCGCACTTCGCGCAGGGCGACGGCGAGGTCGCTCTCACCGCGCTCGAGGCGTCGCTGCGGGCAACCCTGCGCTTCGATGTGATCCCCCGCGCCGAAGCGCTCGCCGAGTTCGGCGAGCTTCGCGGACCCCTCGTGCGCACCACGGAGTACCTCGTGCCGACGGGCCTGCACCCCGACCTGAACGAGGCGATGCGGGCGTGCGTGCGCTCCGCGCTGACCCTGATCGAAGCCCGGTGGGGCGTGCAGGAGCACCTCGCCTACGCGTACCTGAGCGCCGCGACGGACTTCGACATCTCGCAGGTGGTCGACATCGTGTGCGGTGTGCACGCGCGGATCCGCGAAGCGGACTTCGCGGAGGTCGACCGGACGCGGGGACGCGGCCATGGGTGA
- a CDS encoding AtzH-like domain-containing protein: MGEPIGAEAVPADLLAAFTAYESAIMANDLDALDAAFAPGPDTMRGDAAGLLIGHDAISAFRGTRGGVPARVIERIEYRPFSADAALVVSVSRFTGGGTGLQTQVWERRDGRWLITAAHVTPRAQAFDRSVWRTVGDPLFQGAWEGPLAGLTVAVKDLFAISGYRIGAGNPAFLEDARPETSTAAAVTDLLRAGASLRGIARTDEFAYSIAGDNAHYGTPPNGAVPGALPGGSSSGPASAVATGQAEIGLATDTAGSVRVPASYQGLWGLRTSHGLVPRQGLLPLAQSFDTIGWLTRDGETLQRVADWCLSYDSSASTENVYGESDDDLPWRFVVPVEVLDAAAPETRGAFEALLDRLAVTDAAPVDSVSIGDLDEYLVPFRTVQGAEAWRNNGEWVTANPGALGPAVAERFRAASAVTAAEEADARRALEPLAARMQSAVADAVLLMPTVPGPAPLRTAAGDRIDAVRTATLRMTTPAAVAGLPSLSAPLLRVPGGPVGVCVTSRSGTDVALVRLARRLAQAVRA, encoded by the coding sequence ATGGGTGAGCCGATCGGTGCCGAGGCCGTGCCCGCCGACCTGCTCGCGGCCTTCACGGCGTACGAGAGCGCCATCATGGCGAACGACCTCGACGCGCTCGACGCCGCCTTCGCGCCCGGACCCGACACCATGCGGGGGGATGCCGCGGGCCTCCTGATCGGACACGACGCGATCAGCGCGTTCCGCGGCACCCGCGGCGGCGTGCCCGCGCGGGTGATCGAGCGCATCGAGTACCGCCCGTTCAGCGCGGATGCCGCGCTTGTGGTCTCCGTCTCGCGCTTCACCGGCGGCGGCACGGGCCTGCAGACCCAGGTGTGGGAGCGCCGCGACGGCCGGTGGCTCATCACCGCCGCCCACGTGACCCCGCGCGCGCAGGCGTTCGACCGGTCGGTGTGGCGGACGGTCGGCGATCCGCTCTTCCAAGGCGCGTGGGAGGGGCCGCTCGCCGGTCTCACGGTCGCGGTGAAGGACCTGTTCGCGATCAGCGGCTATCGCATCGGCGCCGGCAATCCGGCGTTCCTCGAGGACGCCCGCCCCGAGACCTCGACCGCCGCCGCCGTCACCGATCTCCTCCGCGCCGGCGCATCCCTGCGGGGCATCGCGCGCACGGACGAGTTCGCCTACAGCATCGCCGGCGACAACGCGCACTACGGCACCCCGCCCAACGGCGCGGTGCCGGGGGCGCTGCCGGGCGGATCCTCGAGCGGTCCGGCATCCGCCGTCGCCACCGGTCAGGCCGAGATCGGCCTCGCGACCGACACCGCGGGATCGGTGCGCGTGCCGGCGTCGTACCAGGGGCTCTGGGGCCTGCGCACGAGCCACGGGCTCGTGCCCCGCCAGGGTCTCCTGCCGCTCGCGCAGTCCTTCGACACGATCGGCTGGCTCACGCGCGACGGAGAGACCCTGCAGCGGGTCGCGGACTGGTGCCTGAGCTACGACTCGTCCGCCTCGACCGAGAACGTGTACGGCGAGTCCGACGACGACCTTCCATGGCGGTTCGTCGTTCCCGTCGAAGTGCTCGACGCGGCCGCGCCCGAGACCCGCGGGGCGTTCGAGGCCCTGCTCGACCGGCTCGCGGTGACGGATGCCGCCCCCGTCGACAGCGTCTCGATCGGCGATCTCGACGAGTACCTCGTCCCGTTCCGCACGGTGCAGGGCGCGGAGGCGTGGCGCAACAACGGCGAGTGGGTCACAGCGAATCCGGGCGCGCTCGGCCCCGCCGTCGCCGAGCGCTTCCGCGCGGCATCCGCCGTCACCGCGGCCGAGGAGGCGGACGCCCGCCGCGCCCTCGAGCCGCTCGCCGCGCGGATGCAGTCGGCCGTCGCGGACGCCGTGCTGCTCATGCCGACCGTTCCCGGCCCGGCCCCGCTGCGGACCGCCGCAGGCGACCGCATCGACGCCGTGCGCACCGCGACCCTGCGGATGACCACGCCCGCCGCGGTCGCAGGCCTCCCGTCGCTGTCGGCACCGCTGCTGCGCGTGCCCGGCGGTCCGGTGGGGGTCTGCGTGACCTCGCGCTCGGGCACCGATGTCGCCCTCGTGCGCCTGGCGCGGCGCCTCGCCCAGGCGGTGCGCGCATGA
- a CDS encoding alanine--glyoxylate aminotransferase family protein encodes MNEIPGPIAPPARLLMGPGPISAYPSVLTAMSAALVGQYDPFMTATMTETQELYRRVWGTSNDATVLIDGTSRAGIEAAMISLIRPGDRVLVPVFGRFGHLLAEIAERAMAEVHTIEVPWGQVFPVSAIEQAILAVKPQLLGLVQGDTSTTMLQPLDEVGALCAKHGVLFYSDATASLGGNPFEADAWGLDAATAGLQKCLGGPSGSAPITLSERAVELIRSRKKIEAGIREEGDEDAADFIRSNYFDLGMILDYWGPRRLNHHTEATSMLYGARECARLLLLEGRDEVIARHRLHGAAMLAGVQGLGLTVFGDLAHKMTNVVAVEIPEGVPGDAARTAMLTDFGIEIGTSFGPLHGRVWRIGTMGYNARTDAVLQTLAALETVLRRFCAPVAANGGVDAAQGIYASAGR; translated from the coding sequence ATGAACGAGATCCCCGGACCCATCGCCCCGCCCGCGCGCCTGCTCATGGGACCCGGGCCGATCTCGGCCTATCCGTCCGTGCTCACCGCGATGTCCGCCGCGCTCGTCGGGCAGTACGACCCGTTCATGACGGCGACGATGACCGAGACGCAAGAGCTCTACCGGCGGGTCTGGGGCACCTCGAACGACGCCACTGTCCTGATCGACGGCACCTCGCGCGCCGGCATCGAGGCCGCGATGATCTCGCTCATCCGTCCCGGCGACCGCGTGCTCGTCCCGGTTTTCGGCCGCTTCGGTCACCTCCTCGCCGAGATCGCCGAGCGCGCGATGGCCGAGGTGCACACGATCGAGGTGCCGTGGGGGCAGGTCTTCCCCGTCTCCGCGATCGAACAGGCGATCCTGGCCGTCAAGCCTCAGTTGCTCGGTCTGGTCCAGGGCGACACGTCGACCACGATGCTCCAGCCGCTCGACGAGGTCGGCGCGCTGTGCGCGAAGCACGGTGTCCTCTTCTACTCCGACGCCACGGCCTCCCTCGGCGGCAACCCGTTCGAGGCCGACGCGTGGGGACTGGATGCCGCCACCGCAGGACTGCAGAAGTGCCTCGGCGGCCCGTCGGGCTCGGCGCCGATCACGCTGTCCGAACGTGCGGTGGAGCTCATCCGATCGCGCAAGAAGATCGAGGCCGGCATTCGCGAGGAGGGCGACGAGGATGCGGCGGACTTCATCCGCTCGAACTACTTCGACCTCGGCATGATCCTGGACTACTGGGGTCCCCGCCGCCTGAACCACCACACCGAGGCGACGTCGATGCTGTACGGCGCGCGCGAGTGCGCCCGCCTGCTGCTGCTCGAAGGCCGTGACGAGGTGATCGCGCGCCACCGCCTGCACGGCGCTGCCATGCTCGCCGGCGTGCAGGGCCTCGGGCTCACCGTCTTCGGCGACCTCGCGCACAAGATGACGAACGTCGTCGCCGTCGAGATCCCCGAGGGGGTACCGGGGGACGCCGCCCGCACCGCGATGCTGACGGACTTCGGCATCGAGATCGGCACGTCGTTCGGTCCGCTGCACGGACGCGTCTGGCGCATCGGAACGATGGGGTACAACGCCCGGACCGACGCCGTGCTGCAGACGCTCGCCGCTCTCGAGACGGTGCTGCGCCGGTTCTGCGCGCCGGTCGCCGCGAACGGCGGGGTGGATGCCGCGCAGGGCATATACGCGTCGGCGGGTCGCTGA